One window of the Paraburkholderia sp. PGU19 genome contains the following:
- the pilQ gene encoding type IV pilus secretin PilQ — protein sequence MRRLNVMRSMLVCAAFVAMAARASLPPLPADMPFDDALAPAGLPPLPRMVTTDVANPFTPDATDETTAPGREADASPDAAQPSSAARDEAEPKRQGEARTEPLEGPPVPLAPAARLSTNASPSIPADSPITLHFQHAELGAVLGAFAKFTGLNIVASDKARGAVTLHLDNVPWRAAFDTLLDVNGLAMEQRSNVIWVAPLSELATRERQRFEAHARAAELEPLASRTFELHYAHAEELRKLLTASGNQRVLSKRGAAMADPRTNLLFVTDLDARLAQIAELIASLDRPTRQVLIEARIVEAEKGFSRNLGVKLSMLATNEDGKATGVVGGKDGAIYDLSARPISGFDAATAGFTLFAAQATRLVNIELSALEAEGLGRIVSSPRVVTADRMKAIVEQGTELPYQAKVGQGVSGVQFRRASLKLEVEPQITPDGRVVLDLDVAKDSVGEQTASGPAINTKHVQTRVEVEDGGTVSIGGIYESDDRDDVTRVPLLGKIPLLGALFRHRAHRDLTSELVVFITPWVVQTN from the coding sequence ATGAGGCGGCTCAACGTCATGCGTTCGATGCTCGTGTGTGCTGCTTTCGTCGCCATGGCGGCGCGCGCATCGCTGCCACCGCTTCCCGCCGACATGCCGTTCGACGACGCGCTTGCGCCCGCCGGTCTGCCGCCGTTGCCGCGCATGGTTACGACGGACGTCGCCAATCCGTTCACGCCGGATGCCACCGATGAAACCACCGCGCCGGGGCGCGAGGCGGATGCATCGCCGGATGCGGCGCAACCGTCTTCTGCCGCACGCGACGAAGCGGAACCGAAACGCCAGGGCGAAGCGCGCACGGAGCCGCTCGAAGGCCCGCCCGTCCCGCTTGCGCCCGCCGCGCGCCTAAGCACGAACGCCTCACCGTCGATTCCCGCCGACAGCCCGATCACGCTGCATTTCCAGCACGCCGAACTGGGGGCCGTGCTCGGCGCGTTCGCGAAGTTCACCGGCCTGAATATCGTCGCCAGCGACAAGGCGCGCGGCGCGGTCACGCTGCATCTGGACAACGTACCGTGGCGCGCCGCGTTCGATACGCTGCTCGACGTCAACGGTCTCGCGATGGAACAGCGCAGCAACGTGATCTGGGTGGCACCGCTGTCCGAACTGGCGACGCGCGAGCGTCAGCGCTTCGAAGCGCACGCGCGCGCCGCTGAGCTCGAGCCGCTCGCGAGCCGCACCTTCGAGCTGCACTACGCGCACGCCGAAGAGCTGCGCAAGCTGCTGACGGCATCGGGCAATCAGCGCGTGTTGTCGAAGCGCGGCGCGGCGATGGCCGACCCGCGCACCAATCTGCTGTTCGTGACCGATCTCGACGCGCGCCTCGCGCAGATCGCAGAACTGATCGCATCGCTCGACCGGCCGACGCGTCAGGTGCTGATCGAGGCGCGCATCGTCGAAGCGGAGAAGGGCTTTTCGCGCAATCTCGGCGTGAAGCTGTCGATGCTCGCCACGAACGAGGACGGCAAGGCGACGGGCGTCGTCGGCGGCAAGGACGGCGCGATCTACGATCTCTCCGCGCGTCCGATCTCCGGCTTCGACGCGGCCACGGCGGGCTTCACGCTGTTCGCCGCGCAGGCGACGCGGCTCGTGAACATCGAGCTGAGCGCGCTCGAAGCGGAAGGGCTCGGGAGGATCGTGTCCAGTCCGCGCGTCGTGACGGCGGACCGGATGAAGGCGATCGTCGAGCAAGGCACCGAGCTGCCGTATCAGGCGAAAGTCGGGCAGGGCGTGTCGGGCGTGCAGTTTCGCCGCGCCAGCCTCAAACTGGAGGTCGAGCCGCAAATCACGCCGGACGGCCGGGTCGTGCTGGATCTCGACGTCGCGAAGGACAGTGTCGGCGAGCAGACGGCGTCGGGGCCCGCCATCAACACCAAACATGTGCAGACGCGCGTCGAGGTGGAGGACGGCGGGACGGTGTCGATTGGCGGAATCTACGAGTCGGACGACCGCGATGATGTGACGCGCGTGCCGCTCCTGGGCAAAATACCGCTTTTGGGCGCGCTTTTTCGGCATCGCGCCCACCGCGATCTGACCAGCGAACTCGTCGTTTTCATCACGCCGTGGGTTGTGCAGACAAATTGA